In a single window of the Dinghuibacter silviterrae genome:
- a CDS encoding NHL repeat-containing protein: protein MTRKTLPLVLGITATAIFFSCKQEKLDALKLKYATNDASAYSAASSYTVSTFAGSGAVGAVDGIGTAASFNQPIGIAIDGSGNIYIADLTNNKIRKITQDGVVTTFAGSGQPGWQDGTGTTAVFHNPTGVAIDATGNLYVADTRNNMIRKITPVGVVTTFAGSGAAASVDGTGRAASFNSPIWVTVDGNDNIYVTEMGTCKLRKITSQGVVTTFAGRDTSGSSDGIGTAASFARPEGMCTDTNGNIYLADCINEKIRKITPAALVTTLAGSGAIGSSDGAGTVASFRDPMDAAIDRLGYIYVCDYVNNTIRRISPSDSVTTIAGIVGKRGSADGPGSSATFFLPRGVAVDHNGNVYVADTYNNKIRKLTPNN from the coding sequence ATGACACGCAAAACATTACCCTTAGTATTAGGTATTACTGCAACCGCCATCTTTTTCTCCTGTAAGCAAGAAAAACTTGATGCACTTAAGCTTAAGTATGCCACCAACGATGCTTCTGCCTACTCGGCCGCCAGTTCGTACACCGTATCCACCTTTGCCGGAAGCGGCGCCGTAGGGGCGGTAGACGGCATTGGAACTGCAGCCAGTTTTAATCAACCGATCGGTATTGCCATCGATGGCAGCGGGAATATATATATAGCAGACCTCACCAACAATAAAATACGCAAGATCACTCAGGACGGCGTAGTCACCACTTTTGCAGGCAGCGGTCAACCTGGTTGGCAAGACGGTACCGGCACAACAGCAGTTTTTCACAATCCGACAGGGGTCGCAATAGATGCCACCGGAAATCTGTACGTAGCCGATACCCGTAACAATATGATCCGTAAGATCACGCCGGTCGGAGTGGTCACTACCTTTGCCGGAAGCGGCGCGGCAGCATCGGTAGATGGTACCGGAAGAGCCGCCAGCTTTAACTCGCCCATTTGGGTAACGGTGGATGGGAATGACAATATCTATGTGACAGAAATGGGCACCTGTAAGCTACGCAAGATCACATCGCAAGGCGTGGTAACAACCTTTGCAGGCCGTGATACCAGCGGTTCGTCCGATGGCATAGGCACAGCCGCCAGCTTTGCCCGTCCGGAAGGAATGTGCACAGATACGAATGGCAATATATATCTGGCAGACTGTATAAACGAAAAGATTCGCAAGATTACACCGGCTGCGTTGGTGACTACCTTAGCGGGTAGTGGTGCCATCGGTTCATCTGACGGCGCAGGCACGGTGGCCAGTTTTCGCGATCCTATGGATGCGGCAATAGATAGACTTGGTTACATTTATGTATGCGACTATGTGAATAATACCATCCGTAGAATTAGCCCTTCCGATTCAGTAACGACTATTGCTGGTATTGTTGGGAAAAGAGGATCAGCTGATGGGCCAGGCAGTTCTGCTACCTTCTTCTTGCCCCGGGGCGTAGCGGTAGATCATAATGGAAACGTGTACGTGGCGGATACCTACAATAATAAGATTCGGAAGCTGACGCCAAATAATTAA
- a CDS encoding gasdermin, with amino-acid sequence MSNLLKNFLEEYGYNIVALPKEDIKPLTLLCQDGVSVISLDSSISTLFTSDEKAPPSVLHNTITGDIVGSTAASFDSTTGVSLLSWLLDKLKVGKLEGKVDIDSNKVLTFKYQEVREDKIKLGELDGYLTEAAPVKNKFRTYEDKLRKSALFVINSVLKSNSFTVTIEDKSGAAVDVAATIKGIADISQNIKVASKNSISVTSPGETFLVFAFKAQHIFFDRPGFWATFFGDPGATLGFTIKNATGLVLRGEEDFPAERLPVFAGQAVLR; translated from the coding sequence ATGAGCAACCTATTAAAGAATTTCCTCGAAGAGTACGGGTACAACATCGTTGCCTTACCCAAGGAAGACATTAAGCCCCTCACGCTGCTTTGCCAGGATGGGGTGAGCGTTATTTCTCTTGACAGCAGCATTTCGACGCTGTTCACGTCGGATGAAAAGGCTCCACCTTCTGTCTTGCACAATACCATCACCGGGGACATTGTCGGTTCTACAGCGGCTTCATTCGACTCAACGACCGGTGTCTCCCTGCTCAGCTGGCTCCTCGATAAACTCAAAGTGGGCAAACTGGAAGGGAAGGTTGATATTGACAGCAACAAGGTCTTGACCTTCAAATATCAGGAAGTCAGGGAAGATAAGATAAAGCTGGGTGAGCTGGATGGGTATCTGACAGAGGCTGCTCCGGTTAAAAACAAATTCAGGACTTACGAAGACAAGTTGAGGAAGAGTGCGCTCTTTGTCATCAACTCCGTGCTGAAGAGCAATAGCTTTACGGTGACCATTGAGGACAAATCAGGGGCGGCTGTGGATGTGGCTGCGACGATCAAGGGGATTGCGGACATTAGTCAGAATATAAAGGTTGCCAGCAAGAATTCTATAAGCGTTACGAGTCCCGGGGAGACTTTTTTGGTCTTTGCGTTTAAGGCGCAGCATATCTTTTTTGATAGACCAGGATTTTGGGCTACTTTTTTTGGCGATCCGGGGGCTACTTTGGGGTTTACGATTAAGAATGCTACGGGGTTGGTGTTGAGGGGGGAGGAGGATTTTCCTGCGGAGCGGTTGCCGGTTTTTGCGGGGCAGGCGGTTCTGCGTTAA
- a CDS encoding AAA family ATPase, with the protein MPFIKSFSINADKRTPFPFNIPAVQFAREVVLDERVTIFVGDNGSGKSTLLESIAFAVHLPLIGGQMSAAAGSFEAARLLKPYLELVWARQTSKGFFFRAEDFSDFIDGVEKGRMKIEMDLADLKGQVDDAIIRQMSDSMNYALHNTRRLYGADLQAFSHGEAYLTILQNRIQDKGVYLLDEPEAALSPLKQLALIAFILEVLKNNNTQFIIATHSPILMGIPGARLYEIREEEMRQVAYTETDHYRVTKRFLDNPESYLRHF; encoded by the coding sequence ATGCCTTTCATAAAATCATTTTCGATCAACGCCGATAAGCGGACCCCCTTTCCGTTCAATATCCCCGCCGTCCAGTTCGCGCGGGAGGTTGTACTGGACGAAAGGGTCACCATTTTCGTCGGTGACAACGGGAGCGGTAAGTCAACTCTGCTGGAGAGCATTGCTTTTGCCGTGCACTTGCCCCTGATCGGCGGCCAGATGAGTGCTGCCGCCGGGAGCTTTGAGGCGGCACGGCTGTTAAAGCCCTATCTGGAGCTCGTATGGGCCCGGCAAACCAGCAAGGGGTTCTTTTTCCGGGCGGAGGATTTTAGCGATTTTATCGATGGCGTGGAAAAAGGAAGGATGAAGATCGAAATGGATTTAGCCGACCTGAAAGGCCAGGTAGACGACGCCATCATCCGGCAAATGAGCGACAGCATGAATTACGCTCTTCATAACACCCGTCGGCTTTATGGGGCGGATCTCCAGGCGTTTTCTCACGGAGAGGCCTACCTGACCATTTTGCAAAACCGTATCCAGGACAAGGGGGTCTACCTGCTGGATGAACCAGAGGCCGCGTTGTCGCCGCTCAAACAACTCGCGCTGATCGCTTTTATCCTTGAAGTATTAAAAAACAACAACACCCAGTTTATTATCGCCACCCACTCCCCTATCCTTATGGGCATACCCGGTGCAAGGCTTTATGAGATCCGGGAGGAGGAGATGCGGCAGGTGGCGTATACCGAGACCGATCATTACCGCGTGACGAAGCGGTTTTTGGATAACCCCGAGAGCTATCTTAGGCATTTTTGA
- a CDS encoding CHAT domain-containing protein — MLAILQIPIFDFRSASGAAESKLANPSWPLPLVNRRPFIRRFGKVYQRLQGGVDDWAGEEFYCDATNALQYVALQDQRFKMDDKHSQQLKSIFRRFYSDGQFVNKIELGLRDRFPFLYADDKLPVDLKTIFKNILQLPVKVSGQQVSLIQAGRQLATLFQQATTRHKTAPKPGLVQEGEICLMAIVEQGENYSIPSEAHAIKSFPSIELFGYILYLQDHYIKCWIIRIPTGGFDQGSPANAILRNLRINLMRVHAEKETIKGLLNAVQQRRIDLDSKEVNTTLLAKYLKDTGEKLFSKKRSGIEQESILDFALRSETEVLPGDTLAILVQKLNDRFAVITTQNFVDRSKPMDKKLLLFLCSNPSDKNTLDFGEELKIIQKLHQSSTDRAYFQIAVRTGVEKEELKELLVQNKPDILHIVLHASPVKGLYFQDAQQNAAPMDVEEWEDIIELQQAIRRPSIIILSACNSEGHARAAKPYTDFSAGTTTVFPDQAGIAYARGFYTILFNDEDTGPNICHRSGVVEIKNRKPPFDAINGIDVYNIMQTF, encoded by the coding sequence ATGCTGGCCATACTGCAAATACCTATTTTTGATTTCAGGTCGGCCTCCGGTGCGGCAGAAAGCAAGCTGGCCAATCCCTCCTGGCCCTTGCCGCTGGTCAACAGAAGACCCTTTATCCGCAGGTTTGGGAAGGTCTATCAAAGGTTGCAGGGCGGCGTAGACGACTGGGCAGGAGAAGAATTCTACTGCGACGCCACGAACGCCCTTCAGTATGTGGCCCTCCAGGACCAGCGGTTCAAAATGGATGACAAGCATAGTCAGCAGCTAAAAAGCATATTTAGACGGTTTTATTCCGATGGTCAATTCGTCAATAAGATCGAGCTGGGTCTCAGGGACCGATTTCCGTTTCTCTACGCGGACGACAAGCTGCCGGTGGATCTGAAGACCATCTTCAAAAACATCCTGCAATTGCCGGTAAAAGTCTCCGGCCAGCAAGTGTCGCTCATTCAGGCCGGCCGGCAACTGGCAACCCTTTTCCAACAAGCTACCACCCGTCACAAAACCGCCCCCAAACCGGGGCTCGTGCAAGAAGGTGAAATATGCCTGATGGCCATTGTTGAACAAGGCGAGAACTACAGCATACCATCCGAAGCGCATGCGATCAAATCCTTTCCATCCATCGAGCTCTTCGGCTATATCCTCTACCTCCAGGACCATTACATCAAATGCTGGATCATCCGGATACCCACCGGAGGTTTCGATCAAGGCTCTCCGGCCAATGCCATCTTGCGCAATTTGCGCATCAACCTCATGAGGGTACACGCGGAAAAAGAGACCATCAAGGGATTGTTGAACGCTGTCCAGCAACGGCGGATAGACCTCGACAGCAAGGAGGTGAATACGACCCTGCTCGCGAAATACCTGAAAGACACCGGCGAAAAGCTTTTCAGCAAAAAACGATCCGGCATCGAGCAGGAAAGCATCCTTGATTTTGCCCTGCGCAGCGAGACCGAAGTCCTCCCTGGGGATACCCTGGCCATCCTGGTGCAAAAATTGAACGACCGGTTTGCCGTCATCACCACGCAGAACTTTGTCGACCGGTCAAAGCCCATGGATAAAAAACTCCTGCTCTTCCTCTGCTCGAACCCCAGCGATAAAAATACCCTGGATTTCGGCGAAGAGCTAAAGATCATCCAAAAGCTCCACCAATCCAGCACCGACCGGGCCTACTTCCAGATCGCCGTACGTACGGGCGTGGAAAAGGAAGAACTAAAAGAGCTCCTGGTACAGAACAAACCCGACATCCTCCACATCGTCCTGCACGCCTCCCCCGTAAAAGGCTTGTATTTCCAGGACGCCCAACAAAATGCAGCACCCATGGACGTGGAGGAGTGGGAAGATATCATTGAATTGCAACAAGCGATTCGCCGTCCCTCCATTATCATCCTCAGCGCCTGCAATTCCGAGGGCCATGCCCGGGCGGCAAAACCATACACCGACTTTTCCGCCGGTACAACGACCGTATTCCCCGACCAGGCCGGCATTGCCTATGCGCGCGGCTTCTATACCATCCTGTTCAACGACGAAGACACCGGCCCGAATATCTGCCACCGCAGTGGTGTCGTTGAGATAAAGAACAGGAAGCCCCCCTTCGACGCCATTAATGGCATCGATGTATACAACATCATGCAAACCTTTTAA